CACATAGGTAGCGGTGCCCCCGCCCGCATTGGCGCGTTGCGAAAATTCCGGACTGATCCGGCCGAGAAGTCGGAAGCCCTTGGTTGGATTGAGAATATTGTCCGACCGGTCATAGCCGATCTGGCCGGGCAGCGCGGCAATGAAATAGGTGCCGTCGTCTTGCAGGCGGGCCGGGTCGGCGCGCTTTTCCTTCGAGGCGATCAGTTCGAAACCGTAAGCATAGGTCCAGCGTTTTTGCCAGATCGGCGTGGAGTCACTTGAAATGCGCCCGCTCAATGTTGCGGTAGTCGCTTCATAAGCATCGAAATTGTCATGTTCGGCACGCAGGGTCGCTTGAACCGTCTTGTCCCGTTTGCCTGCGTTCGACCGGCGAAACGTTACTCCTGCACCCTGTTGCTGTGTACCGGCGATGGCATCGAGAATCAGAGCGCCTTCGGGTGGGAACAGGTTGCGAGGGGTGTAGCTGGCTTGCAGCTTGAACCCTTCGCCGGTCCCATAGCCTGCGCTGCCAGCGAGCGTTTTCGATGGGCCAGCCTGCTGCAGGACGAGAAGATCGACGATCTCTGTGCCGTCCGCGCCGGTACGGCCGGTTTTGACCGGTTCGACGGCAACCGACGACAATAGTCCGGTTGCGACCATTGCCTCACGCAGATCCTCGACGCGGCGATTGTCGTAAAGCTCGCCGGGTTTGAACCGCGACAGGACGGCGACGTGGTGGGCGTCGAAGGCTGTTTTGCCGGTCGTGGACAGCGTGCCAAAGGACGATCGCGGTCCGGGATCGACGGGCAAAGTATAATCGCCGACGGGTTGGCGATCGTCGAGCAAGATGTCGCGCGGGCCGACGACGACGAAGGGATAGCCCTGTTGGGGAAGGCGCAGGCTGACGGCGGCCTCTGCGCCCTCGATCGCTGCTGCCACGATATCGTCGCCGGTTTTAAGCTGGAGCGCCTTTCGGGCGAGGCCGGGGGCAGGGTGTCTGTTCCGGTAACGGCGACATTGCGTAATTTGTAACGCGCACCGGGGACGACCGTGACCGTTGCCGTCACGCGGTCGGACTGGTTCGGCACAGGCGCTACGTTCGATGTTGCGCTGGCGTCGTAATAGCCTTCTGATTTCAACAGGCGGATGGCGAGGGCTTCGTCTTCGCGTGCGCGTGCGGCGATGACTGCGCCATTTGCTCCCTTGCCATCGCCCTTGTCGAGCGCGGACAGGCTGCGAAAGCGGCCTTCGAGATCGATTGCTTTCAGTCCCTCTACGACCACCGAGTAACGAACCAGAACGGGTTTGTCGGCAGTTGCAGTCGCGGTCTCGGCGGGCGGCGTCGTGACGTCAAACGAGGCAAGCGGCGTCAGGGGCTGCGACAGGCTGGGGTCCGGCGATACGGGTGTCGTAACTTCGGACGGCATCGGTGCCTGTTCGATCGGCGTCAAAGGAGCGTTCAGCGCGGGATCGACAGGGGGCAAAGCGGCATCGAATTGCGCATCGGGGACGATGGCGGTGGGCGCAGCGGTATCGGCGGGGGACGCGTCGCGTTGCTGCGCGTTGGCAGGACCATAGCCCAGCAGCGCTGCAACACCGACCAAATATAAATACTTCTTCACCGCCACCCTGGCAGGCTCCCCCGTTGTCCGCATCAAAACCCAATGGTTTTGAGATGGTTCCCTATCGAGCGGCCTATAAGCGCCGAATGTGAGCCTGGCGACGGCCAACCACTGTCTATTCCTCATCCTCGGCCCCTGAGTAACCGATAATCCGAGTAATCGATTACCCAACGTCGTTCAAAATCTTACTATTGCGAATCGTTATCATTATTATTATGCGGCGCCGCGACCAACAGGGAAAACCGTTCATGAAGATCAAAATGCGAGTGTTGCTCGCTTGCTCCAGTCTTATGCCGCTTTCGGCAGCTCACGCCGCGGATGTGATGGACGCTGCAGAGGATATTCTTGTTACGGGGCAGCGCCCGGTGAGCGAAGCAACCAGCGGCACCAAGACCGCTACGCCACTTGTTGAGACGCCACAGTCGATATCTATCATCTCTCGCGCCGATCTGGACGTGCGCGGAATTCAAAGCCTTAACTCAGCCCTTCAGCTAACCGCAGGTATCACCCCCGATACGCGTGGAGCCGACGCAGAGGTTTATGACCAGTTCAAGCTGCGCGGCTTCGATGCGCCGCAATATCTGGACGGCCTGAAACTGTTTGGCAGCCCG
This genomic stretch from Sphingomonas paeninsulae harbors:
- a CDS encoding autotransporter assembly complex protein TamA encodes the protein MAAAIEGAEAAVSLRLPQQGYPFVVVGPRDILLDDRQPVGDYTLPVDPGPRSSFGTLSTTGKTAFDAHHVAVLSRFKPGELYDNRRVEDLREAMVATGLLSSVAVEPVKTGRTGADGTEIVDLLVLQQAGPSKTLAGSAGYGTGEGFKLQASYTPRNLFPPEGALILDAIAGTQQQGAGVTFRRSNAGKRDKTVQATLRAEHDNFDAYEATTATLSGRISSDSTPIWQKRWTYAYGFELIASKEKRADPARLQDDGTYFIAALPGQIGYDRSDNILNPTKGFRLLGRISPEFSQRANAGGGTATYVRAQIDGSAYYPFSDSIVLAGRVRFATITGASSDAIAPSRRLYAGGGGSVRGYGYQELGPRDASNNPLGGRGLTEFAIEARYRFGDYGIVPFFDGGQVTNSSIPSFSNLRYGAGIGGRLYTNFGPLRVDVATPIARRPGESVITLYISIGQAF